Proteins co-encoded in one Plectropomus leopardus isolate mb chromosome 14, YSFRI_Pleo_2.0, whole genome shotgun sequence genomic window:
- the si:dkey-16j16.4 gene encoding uncharacterized protein si:dkey-16j16.4, with protein sequence MLKTLTKKLRRHSLNEIHPFQLKISYHGSGEGGESDDSEGENQELAQIDRERRRNCALTPLATSQQHNQGPLSPARLRRLRLLLDANLDRHSSEEELERISCGDNRKWVSALPQRNGDHHSSASSDEEVRDLCGCGSPAASTRPLVEPGACLAASPSPVLFSSSPPRSLKPPPMRFQLQVVQPVARPIILTHFDQSAPYRKYRHSYSGEPGRPSLDLEKMQQKMLLKKNCGGKTRTIKIRNLTGSRPPPRYTYDPSIFAFRSLSTVPPCSPLTPSEDPPCS encoded by the exons ATGCTAAAGACGCTGACGAAGAAGCTAAGAAGACATTCACTCAATGAGATACATCCTTTCCAACTGAAG atttctTATCATGGCAGTGGAGAAGGAGGGGAGAGTGATGACTCAGAGGGGGAGAACCAGGAGCTTGCACAGATTGACAGAG AGAGACGGAGAAATTGTGCCCTCACCCCCTTGGCCACCAGCCAGCAGCACAACCAGGGTCCCCTCTCTCCAGCACGGTTACGACGCCTTCGCCTCCTTTTAGATGCCAATCTTGATCGCCATTCTTCAGAGGAAGAGCTGGAACGAATCAGCTGCGGTGACAACAGGAAGTGGGTGTCAGCGCTTCCCCAGCGAAATGGCGATCACCACAGCAGCGCCTCCAGTGATGAGGAGGTGCGGGACCTCTGTGGCTGTGGCTCACCGGCTGCGTCCACCAGACCGCTGGTCGAGCCGGGTGCTTGCCTGGCGGCTTCCCCCAGCCCTGTACTCTTCAGCTCCAGTCCACCACGTAGCCTCAAGCCACCACCCATGCGTTTTCAGCTGCAGGTGGTGCAGCCAGTGGCACGGCCTATTATTTTGACCCACTTTGACCAGTCAGCACCTTACAGAAAGTATCGGCACAGTTACAGCGGGGAGCCAGGAAGGCCCAGTCTGGATCTGGAGAAAATGCAACAG aaaatgctgctgaaaaagAACTGCGGAGGGAAAACGCGGACTATAAAGATTAGG AATCTGACAGGCAGTCGTCCTCCGCCCCGGTACACCTACGATCCCTCCATCTTCGCCTTCCGCTCCTTGAGTACGGTGCCCCCCTGCAGCCCACTGACCCCGTCCGAGGATCCTCCCTGCTCATAA